The following coding sequences are from one Vulpes vulpes isolate BD-2025 chromosome 12, VulVul3, whole genome shotgun sequence window:
- the RBM7 gene encoding RNA-binding protein 7 yields MGAAAAEADRTLFVGNLETKVTEELLFELFHQAGPVVKVKIPKDKDGKPKQFAFVNFKHEVSVPYAMNLLNGIKLFGRPIKIQFRSGSSHASQDVNLLYPQHHLGNSSPTSTSPSRYDRTVDNMTPSAQIIQRSFSSPENFQRQAVMNSVLRQMSYGGKFGSPHLDPSGFSPSHSHSFNQSSSSQWRQDTPSSQRKGRQNSHPYIPDRHYSREQRYSDHGSDHHYRGSRDDYFYEDRNPEGWSHDYDNRRDSNRDGKWRSSRH; encoded by the exons atgggggcggcggcggcggaggcggacCGCACGCTCTTTGTGGGCAACCTGGAGACGAAGGTGACCGAGGAGCTCCTCTTCGAGCTTTTCCACCAG gCTGGGCCTGTAGTAAAAGTGAAAATCCCAAAAGATAAGGATGGTAAACCAAAGCAGTTTGCATTTGTGAATTTCAAGCACGAAGTGTCTGTTCCTTATGCGATGAACCTACTTAATGGAATCAAACTTTTTGGGAGGCCCATCAAAATTCAGTTTAGATCAG GAAGTAGCCATGCCTCACAGGATGTCAATTTGTTGTATCCCCAGCATCATCTTGGAAACTCAAGCCCTACCTCTACATCTCCCAGCAG gTATGATAGGACTGTGGATAATATGACTCCATCAGCACAGATAATTCAGAGATCTTTCTCTTCTCCAGAAAATTTTCAGAGACAAGCAGTg ATGAACAGTGTTTTGAGACAGATGTCCTATGGTGGGAAATTTGGTTCTCCACACCTGGATCCATCAGGATTTTCCCCATCACATAGTCACAGTTTCAACCAGTCTTCAAGCTCCCAGTGGCGCCAAGATACACCATCATCACAGCGTAAAGGCAGACAGAATTCTCATCCCTATATACCAGATAGACATTATAGCCGAGAACAGCGTTACAGTGATCATGGGTCTGACCATCATTACAGAGGAAGCAGAGATGACTACTTCTATGAAGATAGAAATCCTGAAGGCTGGAGCCATGACTATGATAACAGAAGAGACAGTAACCGAGATGGAAAATGGCGTTCATCTCGACACTAA
- the C12H11orf71 gene encoding uncharacterized protein C11orf71 homolog — protein sequence MAVNFVSLSAGDQRSRVASRAPPGDLSPSAAALALVSGDGFLVAAPEARLPGPVPRQAGRPSVRPERPTRPIKGRDPDGRARSRRTRGAPYPIPAVKPDLLRTLLRRRLLAARLAA from the coding sequence ATGGCCGTGAACTTCGTGTCCCTGTCGGCCGGCGACCAAAGGAGCAGGGTGGCCTCCCGCGCGCCCCCGGGCGACCTCAGCCCGTCGGCCGCGGCGCTGGCGCTGGTCTCCGGAGACGGCTTCCTCGTCGCCGCGCCCGAGGCGAGGCTCCCGGGGCCCGTTCCTCGGCAGGCGGGGCGGCCGAGCGTGCGCCCCGAGCGCCCGACGCGCCCTATAAAGGGTCGGGACCCTGACGGGCGGGCCCGCAGCCGCCGGACCCGAGGCGCGCCGTACCCGATCCCGGCCGTGAAACCGGACCTGCTGCGGACCTTGCTGCGGCGCCGCCTGCTCGCGGCCCGCCTCGCGGCCTGA